One Beggiatoa leptomitoformis DNA segment encodes these proteins:
- a CDS encoding OsmC family protein, with amino-acid sequence MQVRIKWVENACFVAESESGHAIVLDGSPEIGGRNLGARPMELLLISLGSCSAMDVVSILQKSRQDMTDCVIEVQGERAETIPKVYTKIHLHYVVTGRQLKEAQVKRAVDLSAEKYCSVSAMLKLAAELTYDYEIVDEVPKAE; translated from the coding sequence ATGCAAGTACGGATTAAATGGGTAGAAAATGCCTGCTTTGTTGCGGAATCAGAAAGTGGTCATGCGATTGTGTTAGATGGTTCACCTGAAATTGGCGGGCGAAATTTGGGTGCGCGTCCTATGGAGTTGTTGCTGATAAGTTTAGGCAGTTGTTCAGCAATGGATGTCGTGAGTATTTTACAAAAATCACGGCAGGATATGACGGATTGCGTTATTGAGGTGCAAGGTGAGCGGGCAGAAACCATTCCTAAAGTCTATACAAAAATTCATCTGCATTATGTTGTAACAGGGCGACAGTTAAAAGAGGCGCAGGTTAAACGGGCGGTGGATTTATCAGCGGAAAAATATTGTTCTGTTTCTGCTATGTTAAAGCTAGCGGCTGAGTTGACTTATGATTATGAAATAGTTGATGAAGTGCCAAAAGCAGAATAA
- a CDS encoding acetyl-CoA C-acyltransferase: protein MTIDPIVIVSYARTAMGGFQGIFNNVSAPELGGTAIKAAVARAGLQADDIQEVLMGCVLPAGLGQAPARQAALLGGLPVHVGCTTISKVCGSGMKATMLAHDLLVAGTQDIILAGGMESMSNAPYLLPKARAGYRLGHGQIIDHMFFDGLEDAYFDKGRLMGTFAEDCASLYHFSREDQDQFAITSLHRAQKAIAEGLFQREITPYLLTDKKGDVLLAEDEQPNKANISKIPSLKPAFKKDGTVTPANSSSISDGAAALVLMRRSTAEQRGIKPLAVIHGHTTHAQAPNLFTTAPIGAINALFQKTGLTAQQIDLYEINEAFAVVTMAAMQTLQLPAEKVNVHGGACALGHPIGASGARIIVTLLAALEQYDLKMGVASLCIGGGEATAIAIERV from the coding sequence ATGACCATAGACCCGATTGTTATTGTCAGTTATGCCCGTACTGCAATGGGTGGATTTCAGGGCATTTTTAACAACGTCAGCGCGCCCGAGTTGGGTGGCACAGCGATTAAAGCCGCTGTCGCACGTGCAGGCTTGCAAGCTGACGATATTCAAGAAGTATTAATGGGTTGCGTATTACCCGCAGGATTAGGACAAGCCCCCGCACGTCAAGCCGCATTATTGGGCGGTTTACCTGTTCATGTGGGTTGCACAACAATTAGTAAAGTTTGTGGCTCGGGCATGAAAGCGACGATGTTAGCCCATGATTTATTAGTAGCAGGCACACAAGACATCATCCTTGCGGGCGGTATGGAAAGCATGAGCAACGCACCGTATTTGCTCCCTAAAGCACGCGCTGGCTACCGTTTAGGACATGGACAAATCATCGACCACATGTTTTTTGACGGTTTAGAAGATGCGTACTTTGACAAAGGGCGATTAATGGGAACATTTGCCGAAGATTGCGCAAGTCTGTATCACTTTAGCCGTGAAGACCAAGACCAGTTTGCAATTACTTCTTTACATCGCGCCCAAAAAGCCATTGCTGAGGGATTATTTCAACGAGAAATAACCCCTTATTTATTAACCGATAAAAAAGGCGATGTATTACTGGCAGAAGATGAGCAACCGAATAAAGCCAATATCAGCAAAATTCCCTCATTAAAACCTGCCTTTAAAAAAGATGGGACGGTAACGCCTGCTAATTCCAGCTCGATTTCTGATGGTGCTGCTGCCTTAGTATTAATGCGCCGTTCCACCGCAGAACAGCGTGGCATTAAACCGCTCGCCGTCATTCACGGACACACAACCCACGCACAAGCACCCAATTTATTCACCACTGCACCCATTGGCGCAATCAATGCCTTATTTCAAAAAACAGGCCTTACCGCACAACAAATTGATTTATACGAAATTAACGAGGCTTTTGCAGTTGTAACGATGGCCGCCATGCAAACCTTGCAACTGCCCGCTGAAAAAGTAAACGTGCATGGTGGTGCTTGCGCGCTAGGGCATCCGATAGGGGCATCAGGTGCGCGCATTATCGTCACATTACTAGCGGCATTAGAACAATACGATTTAAAAATGGGTGTTGCATCCTTATGTATTGGCGGTGGAGAAGCGACCGCAATCGCCATTGAAAGGGTTTAA
- the nifN gene encoding nitrogenase iron-molybdenum cofactor biosynthesis protein NifN, whose amino-acid sequence MAEILKRNKALSVSPLKTSQPIGASLAFLGFQKSMPMMHGSQGCTAFGKVFFVRHFREPVPLQTTAMDQVSSIMGADDSVVEGLKAIAEKSKPALIGVVTTGLSETQGTDIRRTVKVFREQYPEFNHVKVVPVNTPDFVGCLESGFALAVTAMIEYLVPTAEEAKTQPAMRPRQVTVLAGSTLTPGDVEYLEETIESFGLRPVFIPHLGDSLDGHVSDGYLEYTSLTMGGTAVSEFETLGMSAATLVIGHSLTKAANLLQQKTGVPDYRFDSLMGIEAVDRFLTALQTISGTPVPAKYERQRTQLQDAMLDTHFMLGQARIAVAGDPDEVYGFSQFLVGMGAEIVTAVVSSHVHTGILEQIPTASVKVGDLEDVEKSAKAQHAQILIGNSHAVESAARLGIPILRAGFPQYDFVGGYQRTWIGYKGSRQTLFDLANLMLSQHANHEIKPYYSRYAQKQDYQESAYASPTTFTDSSLQH is encoded by the coding sequence ATGGCTGAGATTCTAAAACGCAATAAAGCTCTCTCGGTCAGTCCTTTAAAAACCAGCCAACCTATTGGGGCATCGCTCGCTTTTCTCGGCTTTCAAAAATCTATGCCGATGATGCACGGTTCTCAGGGTTGTACTGCGTTTGGCAAAGTCTTTTTTGTGCGCCATTTTCGTGAACCTGTTCCATTACAAACAACTGCAATGGACCAAGTTAGTTCGATTATGGGTGCAGACGACAGTGTCGTAGAAGGATTGAAAGCGATTGCAGAAAAAAGTAAGCCCGCCTTAATCGGTGTGGTAACAACGGGTTTATCCGAAACACAAGGGACGGATATTCGCCGTACTGTAAAAGTTTTTCGTGAGCAATATCCTGAGTTTAATCATGTTAAAGTTGTTCCTGTCAATACCCCCGATTTCGTTGGCTGTTTAGAAAGTGGTTTTGCTTTAGCGGTGACGGCAATGATTGAGTATTTAGTGCCAACCGCAGAAGAAGCTAAAACCCAGCCCGCAATGCGTCCTCGTCAAGTCACTGTTTTAGCAGGTTCAACGCTAACACCGGGTGATGTCGAATATTTAGAAGAAACCATTGAAAGCTTTGGTTTACGTCCTGTTTTTATTCCCCATTTAGGCGATTCGCTCGACGGACATGTCAGTGATGGATATTTAGAATATACCTCATTAACAATGGGTGGCACGGCGGTTTCTGAGTTTGAAACGCTGGGTATGTCTGCTGCAACGTTGGTTATTGGACATTCTTTAACCAAAGCCGCTAATTTGTTGCAACAAAAAACAGGCGTACCCGATTATCGCTTTGATAGTTTAATGGGAATTGAAGCTGTTGACCGTTTTTTAACCGCATTACAAACCATTTCGGGAACACCCGTTCCCGCAAAATACGAACGACAACGCACGCAATTACAAGATGCGATGTTGGATACGCATTTTATGTTAGGACAAGCCCGCATTGCCGTTGCTGGCGACCCTGATGAAGTGTATGGCTTTAGCCAGTTTTTGGTTGGAATGGGCGCGGAAATTGTCACCGCAGTCGTGTCTAGCCACGTGCATACAGGGATTTTAGAACAAATCCCAACCGCAAGTGTTAAAGTGGGTGATTTGGAAGATGTGGAAAAGTCAGCAAAAGCCCAACACGCACAAATCCTAATTGGAAATTCTCATGCGGTTGAATCTGCGGCGCGTTTAGGCATTCCTATTCTGCGGGCGGGTTTTCCACAATATGATTTTGTGGGTGGCTATCAACGCACATGGATTGGCTATAAAGGCAGTCGGCAAACCTTGTTTGATTTAGCAAATTTGATGTTAAGTCAACATGCTAACCATGAAATTAAACCCTATTATTCCCGTTACGCGCAAAAACAGGATTATCAGGAGTCGGCTTATGCTTCTCCAACGACATTTACGGATAGTAGCCTGCAACACTGA
- the lysS gene encoding lysine--tRNA ligase, producing the protein MTEQLVPTAEPQDENEQIALRREKLAAIRQAGIAFPNDFRPNSTAQLLHDEYASQDASTLELRNVHTKIAGRIMTRRIMGKAAFVHIQDMTGRMQLYLKKEDLPENLYETFKHWDIGDIIGVQGTVFKTKTGELSVKVSTARLLSKALRSLPEKFHGLTDQETCYRQRYLDLIMNEKTRNTFKLRSQIISYTRQFLIERDFLEVETPMMHVIPGGAAARPFVTHHNALDMPLYLRIAPELYLKRLVVGGFERVFELNRNFRNEGVSTRHNPEFTMLEFYQAYANYHHLMDLTEELFRGLAETLLGSTLVPYQEDVYDFGKPFERISVKNAILKHNPDICIADLESLNTIRALAKRLGVHPHESDGVGKIQIEIFDKTVEHLLKDPTFVTEYPTEISPLARMNDKDPSITDRFELFIGGREIANGFSELNDPEDQAERFRQQVEAKQAGDEEAMHYDADYIQALEYGLPPTAGEGIGIDRLVMLLTNQPSIRDVLLFPHLRLKHE; encoded by the coding sequence ATGACTGAGCAACTTGTACCGACTGCTGAACCGCAAGACGAGAATGAGCAAATTGCGTTAAGACGTGAAAAATTAGCCGCCATCCGTCAAGCGGGTATCGCGTTTCCTAATGATTTTCGTCCTAATAGCACCGCGCAATTATTGCATGATGAATATGCAAGCCAAGACGCATCAACGTTAGAACTCCGCAATGTCCATACTAAAATTGCGGGGCGTATTATGACCCGTCGTATTATGGGTAAAGCGGCTTTTGTGCATATTCAGGATATGACAGGGCGGATGCAGTTGTATTTAAAAAAAGAAGACTTGCCTGAAAATTTGTATGAGACGTTTAAACATTGGGATATTGGCGACATCATCGGCGTACAAGGAACGGTATTTAAAACGAAAACAGGCGAGTTGTCGGTTAAGGTCAGTACAGCCCGTTTGCTCAGTAAAGCCTTGCGTTCTTTGCCTGAAAAATTTCATGGATTAACAGATCAGGAAACTTGTTACCGTCAGCGGTATCTTGATTTAATCATGAATGAAAAAACCCGTAATACGTTTAAATTACGTTCTCAAATCATTAGTTATACGCGGCAATTTTTAATCGAGCGTGATTTTTTAGAGGTGGAAACACCGATGATGCACGTTATCCCCGGTGGCGCGGCAGCACGTCCTTTTGTAACGCATCATAATGCCTTAGATATGCCCTTGTATTTGCGTATTGCACCTGAGTTGTATTTAAAACGCTTGGTGGTGGGTGGTTTTGAACGGGTTTTTGAGTTAAATCGTAATTTTCGTAATGAGGGTGTGTCCACACGGCATAATCCAGAGTTTACGATGTTGGAGTTTTATCAGGCGTATGCGAATTATCATCATTTGATGGATTTGACTGAGGAGTTATTTCGCGGGTTAGCCGAAACGTTGTTAGGTTCAACACTCGTGCCTTATCAAGAGGATGTGTATGATTTTGGTAAGCCATTTGAGCGAATTTCGGTTAAAAACGCCATTTTGAAGCATAATCCTGACATTTGCATAGCGGATTTAGAAAGTTTAAATACTATTCGTGCGTTAGCAAAACGGCTAGGGGTGCATCCGCATGAGAGCGATGGTGTTGGTAAGATTCAAATTGAAATTTTTGATAAAACTGTCGAGCATTTGTTAAAAGACCCAACCTTTGTCACGGAATATCCTACGGAAATTTCACCGTTAGCACGGATGAATGATAAAGACCCAAGCATTACTGACCGTTTTGAGTTGTTTATTGGTGGACGGGAAATTGCGAACGGTTTTTCTGAGTTGAATGACCCTGAAGACCAAGCCGAGCGTTTTCGTCAACAAGTGGAAGCTAAACAAGCAGGTGATGAGGAAGCAATGCATTATGATGCTGACTATATTCAAGCCTTAGAATATGGTTTACCACCCACCGCAGGGGAAGGTATCGGGATTGACCGTTTAGTGATGTTGTTGACGAATCAACCTTCTATTCGTGATGTCTTATTATTCCCGCATTTACGTTTGAAACACGAGTAG
- a CDS encoding class I SAM-dependent DNA methyltransferase, translated as MTVDEFIQIWRDSTRTERSASQEHFLQLCHLLGEKTPAELDPDGVFFTFEKGANKTTGTRGWADVWLKGCFAWEYKGKGKDLKKAFVQLQQYALALENPPLLIVSDMETIEIHTNFTNTVAEVHLIQLEDLRDPQQFKLLKTLFNKDKIDEVFKPAKTRDAVTLEMAEQFTELAQRLRSRGHDPHQVAHFINRLVFCMFAEDIGILPKSLFTTLLESVLKQIRTGKNRFQQRMSELFAIMQTGGDFGLEEIDWFNGGLFDDDGALPLEKADVEHLLRAARHDWKDIEPSIFGTLFERGLDPDKRSQLGAHYTDRDSILRILEPVIFAPLNTEWEQIKLQIQSLLENIGKGTRKAKKSKNELEADGLYHGFLERLNNLQVLDPACGSGNFLYLTLLGLKDLENKVLIDAEMMGLERQFPRVSPKSLNGIEVNPYAAELARVTVWIGQIQWVLGHGYDLPKNPILEKLDNIECCDALLTHTGIEKNWKTVDFIVGNPPFLGNKKMISILGEDYVNQLRALFQGRVAGGADLVCYWFEKARAQLEQGRVQAVGLVSTNSIRGGSNRKVLDRIGETGQIFQAWSDEPWINEGAAVRVSLVCFTSPEKQQFYPITTLDNQVTSEIYSDLTTPNTAQTLDLTKAKPLAENASVAFQGTIKVGAFDIAGDLAREWVKSSFNPNGKPNSDVLRPWANGMDVVRRYSDTWIIDFGVNMSEDDASLYEKPFEYVVKNVKPKRVGKREERANEKWWILQRSRPEMRLALKPLFRFIITSRVSKYRLFIWMDKTVLPDSRLYAIAREDDTTFGILHCRFHELWSLKTCSWHGVGNDPTYNAHSCFETFPFPDGLSPNIPASEYADNPHAQAIAKAAQRLNELRDNWLNPPNLVQRVPEIVAGYPERILPMNAEAEKELKKRTLTNLYNLKPQWLVKAHEVLDNAVATAYGWEHHLSDDDVLARLLALNLARSEK; from the coding sequence GTGACAGTTGACGAGTTTATTCAAATCTGGCGCGATTCTACACGGACAGAACGCTCTGCTTCGCAAGAACATTTTTTACAACTTTGTCACTTATTAGGCGAAAAAACCCCCGCCGAACTTGACCCCGATGGCGTATTTTTTACCTTTGAAAAAGGCGCGAATAAAACCACAGGCACGCGAGGCTGGGCAGATGTCTGGCTAAAAGGCTGTTTTGCTTGGGAATATAAAGGAAAAGGCAAAGATTTAAAAAAGGCCTTCGTACAATTACAACAATACGCGCTCGCCTTAGAAAATCCGCCATTATTAATCGTTTCCGATATGGAAACTATAGAAATTCATACCAATTTTACAAATACAGTTGCTGAAGTTCATCTGATTCAGCTAGAGGATTTACGCGACCCACAACAGTTTAAACTGCTTAAAACTTTATTTAATAAAGACAAAATTGATGAAGTTTTTAAACCTGCTAAAACCCGCGATGCTGTCACCTTAGAAATGGCGGAGCAATTCACCGAGTTAGCGCAACGTTTACGCAGTCGTGGACATGACCCGCATCAAGTCGCTCATTTTATCAATCGCCTTGTTTTTTGCATGTTTGCTGAAGATATAGGCATTTTACCAAAAAGTTTATTTACAACTTTATTAGAGTCGGTTTTAAAGCAGATACGAACAGGGAAAAATCGTTTTCAACAGCGGATGAGCGAATTATTCGCCATTATGCAAACAGGTGGCGATTTTGGACTGGAAGAAATCGACTGGTTTAATGGCGGTTTGTTTGATGATGATGGTGCATTACCTTTAGAAAAAGCCGATGTTGAGCATTTATTACGTGCAGCACGTCATGATTGGAAAGATATTGAACCTTCTATTTTTGGAACGTTGTTTGAGCGCGGTTTAGACCCCGATAAACGCAGTCAATTAGGCGCGCATTATACTGACCGTGATTCTATTTTACGGATTTTAGAGCCTGTTATTTTTGCCCCGTTAAATACAGAATGGGAACAGATAAAATTACAAATTCAGTCTTTATTAGAAAATATAGGTAAAGGAACGCGCAAGGCAAAAAAATCTAAAAATGAGCTTGAAGCAGATGGCTTATATCATGGCTTTTTAGAGCGGTTAAATAATCTGCAAGTGCTTGACCCTGCTTGTGGTTCTGGGAATTTTTTATATTTAACTTTGCTAGGCTTAAAAGATTTAGAAAATAAAGTATTGATTGATGCAGAAATGATGGGCTTAGAAAGACAATTTCCGCGTGTCAGTCCAAAAAGTTTAAATGGGATTGAAGTAAATCCTTACGCCGCAGAATTAGCGCGCGTTACGGTATGGATTGGACAAATTCAGTGGGTATTGGGACATGGTTATGATTTACCAAAAAATCCTATTTTAGAGAAATTGGATAATATTGAATGTTGCGATGCTTTATTAACCCATACAGGGATAGAAAAAAATTGGAAAACTGTTGATTTTATTGTAGGTAATCCGCCATTTTTGGGCAATAAAAAAATGATTTCTATTCTGGGTGAGGATTACGTTAATCAATTACGGGCGTTGTTTCAAGGACGGGTTGCGGGTGGTGCGGATTTAGTTTGTTATTGGTTTGAAAAAGCGCGGGCGCAGTTGGAACAAGGGCGAGTGCAAGCGGTCGGGCTGGTTTCCACAAATTCTATTCGTGGCGGTAGTAATCGTAAAGTCTTGGATAGAATCGGCGAAACGGGGCAAATTTTTCAGGCGTGGAGTGATGAACCTTGGATTAATGAAGGGGCTGCGGTGCGGGTGTCGTTGGTTTGTTTTACTAGCCCAGAAAAACAGCAGTTTTATCCCATCACAACGTTAGATAATCAGGTAACTTCTGAAATTTATAGCGATTTGACCACGCCGAATACAGCGCAAACTTTAGATTTAACGAAAGCGAAACCATTGGCAGAAAATGCGAGCGTCGCTTTTCAAGGAACAATAAAAGTTGGGGCGTTTGATATTGCTGGCGATTTAGCCCGCGAGTGGGTTAAATCTTCTTTTAATCCTAATGGAAAGCCAAATAGTGATGTTTTGCGTCCTTGGGCAAATGGCATGGATGTTGTACGTCGTTATTCAGATACTTGGATTATTGATTTTGGCGTAAATATGTCTGAAGACGATGCCAGTTTGTATGAAAAACCATTTGAATATGTTGTAAAAAATGTTAAACCAAAACGTGTAGGTAAGCGAGAAGAGCGTGCTAATGAAAAATGGTGGATTTTACAAAGAAGTCGCCCAGAAATGCGTTTAGCACTTAAACCATTATTTCGTTTTATTATTACTTCCAGAGTTTCAAAATACCGTCTTTTTATTTGGATGGACAAAACTGTTTTACCAGATTCAAGACTTTATGCGATTGCGCGCGAGGATGATACAACTTTTGGAATCTTACATTGTCGTTTTCATGAGTTATGGAGTTTAAAAACATGTTCATGGCACGGTGTAGGCAACGACCCAACTTATAACGCACATTCATGTTTTGAAACATTCCCCTTTCCCGATGGTCTAAGCCCCAACATTCCCGCCAGCGAATACGCTGACAATCCTCACGCCCAAGCGATAGCCAAAGCCGCGCAACGTTTAAACGAATTGCGGGATAATTGGCTAAATCCGCCTAATCTGGTGCAACGTGTTCCCGAAATCGTCGCAGGTTATCCCGAGCGAATTTTACCGATGAACGCCGAAGCCGAAAAAGAACTAAAAAAACGCACGCTGACTAATTTATACAACCTAAAACCACAATGGCTTGTCAAAGCGCATGAAGTATTAGATAACGCAGTCGCCACCGCTTACGGCTGGGAACATCATTTGAGTGATGACGACGTGTTAGCGCGATTACTCGCGTTAAATTTAGCCCGAAGTGAAAAATAA
- a CDS encoding PLP-dependent aminotransferase family protein yields the protein MNSQFADRMRSAHRSFIREILKVTENPEIISFAGGLPNPRFFPVESIVAATAKVMQDKIANPLQYSTTEGYAPLREYIAHRYAKRHGLKINPNEILITNGSQQGLDLIGKIFLNKGDFVALEKPSYLGAIQAFSLYEPQFHTATLRDDGIDTEQLSALLDQQPSKLFYTIPNFQNPSGITYSDAKRRATAQVFQHRNTIIVEDDPYGELRFIGQDLPPLKSYLGDNAILLGSFSKIVAPGLRLGWICAHNEIIEKLVIAKQATDLQSNTLSQRLVYQYVTDNDLDAHIATIKHHYGIQRDLMVSAIEQHFPPEVTYTRPEGGMFLWVTLPNPLSAMDLFNHAAKANVAFVPGKAFYVDGSGNNTLRLNFSNADAHIIEEGIKRLGLTIKQLLLEKTACHIAA from the coding sequence ATGAATTCCCAATTTGCAGACAGAATGCGTAGCGCGCACCGTTCATTTATCCGTGAAATTCTCAAAGTAACCGAAAATCCTGAGATAATTTCATTCGCGGGAGGCTTACCCAATCCGCGTTTTTTCCCTGTAGAATCAATCGTCGCTGCTACCGCTAAAGTCATGCAAGATAAAATTGCCAATCCTTTACAGTACAGTACGACAGAAGGCTACGCACCCTTACGCGAATATATCGCCCACCGCTACGCAAAACGTCACGGCCTAAAAATAAACCCTAACGAAATTCTTATTACCAACGGCTCACAACAAGGCTTAGATTTAATTGGTAAAATTTTCCTAAACAAAGGGGATTTTGTCGCCTTAGAAAAACCTAGCTATCTTGGTGCAATACAAGCCTTCTCCCTATACGAACCCCAATTTCACACCGCTACCCTGCGCGATGATGGCATTGATACAGAACAACTAAGCGCGTTACTAGACCAACAACCCAGCAAATTGTTTTATACCATTCCCAACTTCCAAAATCCTTCAGGCATTACCTATTCCGACGCAAAACGCCGTGCAACTGCACAAGTTTTTCAACACCGCAACACCATCATTGTAGAAGATGACCCTTACGGCGAACTGCGCTTTATTGGGCAAGACCTACCGCCCCTAAAAAGCTACTTAGGCGACAACGCCATTTTATTAGGGTCTTTTTCTAAAATTGTCGCGCCCGGACTGCGTTTAGGCTGGATATGCGCACACAACGAGATTATTGAAAAATTAGTCATTGCCAAACAAGCAACCGATTTACAATCAAACACCTTATCACAACGCCTAGTTTATCAATATGTTACTGATAACGATTTAGACGCACACATTGCCACTATCAAACACCATTACGGAATACAACGAGATTTAATGGTATCGGCGATTGAACAACATTTTCCGCCCGAAGTAACCTACACCCGCCCAGAAGGGGGAATGTTTTTATGGGTGACACTACCAAACCCCCTCAGTGCAATGGATTTATTTAATCACGCAGCCAAAGCCAATGTTGCCTTTGTACCGGGAAAAGCCTTTTACGTAGATGGTAGTGGTAACAACACCTTACGCTTAAACTTCTCCAATGCCGACGCGCATATTATCGAAGAAGGTATTAAACGCTTAGGGCTGACAATTAAACAATTACTACTAGAAAAAACCGCTTGTCATATCGCGGCATAA
- the rraA gene encoding ribonuclease E activity regulator RraA — MEYVTADLCDKYPKVVKVADPIFRSFGAKRSFGGQIKTLKVHEDNVLVKELLGTAGEGRVLVIDGGASLRCALVGDIIAKSAVDNGWAGIIVYGCIRDSAMIDTMQIGIKALNTHPLKSYKHGRGDKDFPVSFAGVTFFPEHYVYADADGVIVAEHALEM, encoded by the coding sequence GTGGAGTATGTAACGGCTGATTTATGTGACAAATACCCTAAAGTGGTAAAAGTTGCTGACCCTATTTTCCGCAGTTTTGGGGCAAAACGCTCTTTTGGCGGACAAATTAAAACGCTAAAAGTGCATGAAGATAATGTGCTGGTTAAAGAATTATTAGGAACAGCGGGCGAGGGAAGAGTGCTGGTTATTGATGGCGGTGCGTCTTTACGTTGCGCATTGGTTGGGGACATCATCGCAAAATCGGCGGTTGATAACGGTTGGGCGGGTATCATTGTTTATGGATGTATCCGCGATTCTGCCATGATAGACACAATGCAAATTGGCATTAAAGCGTTAAACACGCATCCATTAAAAAGTTATAAACATGGGCGCGGTGATAAAGATTTCCCTGTTAGTTTTGCAGGGGTTACATTTTTTCCTGAGCATTATGTTTATGCCGATGCGGATGGCGTTATTGTCGCAGAACATGCGCTAGAAATGTAA
- a CDS encoding Ig-like domain-containing protein, with product MRHYGKIACWLVILSGWLWVQTAAAALILASGGNQTIPSDAPSEVVVFRALDTTGNPLSGVVVDFTLTNMACNQANGSLQVFTALTDAQGEAITALRANNTPGRYTLTAHLADDPSQIAGTGITVSGVDTVFSVDGVCQTVAAGENSTPIIFRVVNANNELASNVTVNFTLVNAVGITISNGVTVTTAISDAQGLVRTQAIAAQKTGTYSVVASLATNPSKTGSAGVTFLAGAPALISSLTSDFRLPAGQSSGNVVFKLTDAYGNAVTNRSLNFSVLTPTGTTLTTGVSPSNAITDTNGEAKTRFTAPETQGTYRLVATLANSTVTGSVMVNVVSPLLALPSLGFSATLKPDGSLLNTSATFSGGIAVNGQAYVQQVEQVLSDRVVIEGSILVQEDHIGATADILVIAGYTPLPIESSATYFFMLETGGVIASWDLNPTTLEPFINDVSLASAQEVKMYTGYFVGTGLLQVFFGYRLTDGTIVFNAEIPIRILINP from the coding sequence ATGCGTCATTATGGAAAAATCGCGTGTTGGCTGGTTATTCTGAGTGGCTGGTTATGGGTGCAAACGGCAGCCGCCGCGCTCATTCTTGCTAGTGGAGGCAATCAAACGATTCCTTCTGATGCACCTTCAGAAGTTGTTGTGTTTCGAGCGTTAGATACAACGGGGAATCCTTTAAGCGGGGTTGTTGTTGATTTTACTTTAACAAATATGGCATGTAATCAAGCTAACGGTAGTTTACAGGTCTTTACAGCATTAACCGATGCGCAAGGTGAGGCAATTACTGCGTTACGCGCAAATAATACGCCCGGACGTTACACCCTAACCGCACATCTTGCGGATGACCCCAGTCAGATTGCAGGTACAGGCATTACAGTGAGTGGCGTTGACACAGTATTTTCCGTTGATGGCGTGTGTCAAACCGTTGCGGCGGGGGAAAATTCAACCCCTATTATCTTTCGTGTGGTCAATGCGAATAATGAATTAGCCAGCAATGTGACGGTGAATTTTACCTTAGTTAATGCGGTGGGTATTACGATTAGCAATGGGGTGACTGTTACAACCGCCATTAGTGATGCACAAGGTTTAGTGCGGACACAAGCCATTGCTGCGCAAAAAACAGGAACATATTCTGTGGTTGCAAGCCTTGCGACGAATCCCAGTAAAACAGGGAGCGCGGGCGTAACTTTTCTTGCAGGTGCGCCTGCATTAATCTCTTCATTAACCTCAGATTTTCGTTTACCCGCAGGACAAAGCTCGGGCAATGTTGTCTTTAAACTAACCGATGCTTATGGTAACGCCGTGACAAATCGCAGTTTAAACTTTTCTGTGCTAACGCCAACAGGGACGACGCTAACAACAGGAGTGTCCCCCTCCAACGCGATAACCGATACCAATGGAGAAGCGAAAACCCGTTTTACTGCACCAGAAACACAGGGTACATATAGACTTGTTGCAACACTTGCTAATTCAACCGTTACAGGTAGCGTGATGGTTAATGTTGTTTCTCCTTTATTGGCATTACCCAGTTTGGGGTTTTCTGCCACGTTAAAACCTGATGGCAGTTTATTAAATACCAGTGCGACATTTAGCGGTGGAATTGCCGTTAATGGACAAGCCTACGTGCAACAAGTAGAGCAAGTGTTAAGTGATAGGGTGGTGATTGAAGGCTCTATTTTAGTGCAAGAAGACCACATCGGCGCGACTGCTGATATTTTAGTTATCGCAGGTTATACGCCTTTGCCCATAGAAAGCAGTGCAACCTATTTCTTTATGTTAGAAACGGGGGGAGTCATCGCAAGTTGGGATTTAAACCCGACAACGTTAGAACCGTTTATCAATGATGTGAGTTTAGCCTCTGCACAAGAAGTAAAAATGTACACAGGCTATTTTGTCGGAACAGGCTTATTACAAGTCTTTTTTGGCTATCGTTTGACAGATGGAACGATTGTTTTTAATGCAGAAATTCCTATACGGATTTTAATTAATCCATAA